A single genomic interval of Oceanithermus profundus DSM 14977 harbors:
- the rpsK gene encoding 30S ribosomal protein S11 yields the protein MAKAKKTRTTRKKVKKQVAHGKAFIHATYNNTIITITDLDGNPVTWSSGGVIGYKGSRKGTPYAAQLAAMDAAKKAQNFGMTQVDVVVRGTGAGREQAIRALQASGLQVRSIVDDTPVPHNGCRPRKKKRA from the coding sequence ATGGCCAAGGCTAAGAAAACCAGAACGACGCGAAAAAAGGTCAAGAAGCAGGTCGCGCACGGGAAGGCGTTCATCCACGCGACCTACAACAACACGATCATCACGATCACCGACCTGGACGGGAACCCCGTAACCTGGTCCTCGGGTGGCGTGATCGGTTACAAGGGCAGCCGTAAAGGCACCCCCTACGCCGCGCAGCTGGCCGCGATGGACGCCGCCAAGAAGGCGCAGAACTTCGGCATGACCCAGGTCGACGTCGTGGTTCGGGGCACCGGCGCGGGGCGCGAGCAGGCGATCCGCGCCCTCCAGGCCAGCGGGCTGCAGGTGCGGTCCATCGTCGACGATACCCCGGTCCCCCACAACGGATGCCGTCCCCGCAAGAAGAAGCGGGCGTAG
- a CDS encoding adenylate kinase, whose protein sequence is MAAGSMVVIFLGPPGAGKGTQAARLADDLGLVKISTGDILRDHVARGTELGRQAGPIMERGDLVPDDLILAIIREELAGMPEVRAIFDGFPRTTRQAEALDALLAELGAPVNAALLLEVPEDELVRRMLKRAELEGRADDNEATIRRRLEVYREQTQPLVDYYAARGVLKRIDGLGDPGRIYCRIREAL, encoded by the coding sequence ATGGCCGCGGGGTCGATGGTCGTGATCTTCCTGGGGCCGCCGGGTGCCGGCAAGGGCACCCAGGCGGCCCGGCTCGCGGACGACCTGGGCCTGGTTAAGATCTCGACCGGCGACATCCTGCGCGACCACGTGGCCCGCGGCACCGAGCTGGGGCGCCAGGCGGGGCCGATCATGGAGCGCGGGGATCTCGTGCCCGACGACCTGATCCTCGCCATCATCCGCGAGGAGCTGGCGGGGATGCCCGAGGTCCGCGCCATCTTCGACGGCTTCCCGCGCACCACCCGCCAGGCCGAGGCGCTCGACGCCCTGCTGGCCGAGCTGGGCGCCCCGGTGAACGCGGCGCTGCTGCTCGAGGTGCCCGAGGACGAGCTGGTGCGGCGGATGCTGAAGCGCGCCGAGCTCGAGGGCCGCGCCGACGACAACGAGGCGACGATCCGCCGCCGGCTCGAGGTCTACCGTGAGCAGACCCAGCCGCTCGTCGACTACTACGCCGCGCGCGGGGTGCTGAAGCGCATCGACGGCCTGGGCGACCCCGGCCGGATCTACTGCCGCATCCGGGAGGCGCTCTAG
- a CDS encoding DNA-directed RNA polymerase subunit alpha yields the protein MLETLTAKAPVLTSRVEGNYGEFVLEPLERGFGVTLGNPLRRILMSSIPGTAVTSVYIEDALHEFATLPGIKEDVVQIVLNLKELIVKFHEPGSKTLLLRVEGPREVYARDLVVPSSAELVNPDLYIATLGEGAKLVMEVRVDEGVGYVAAEKHGIKDRINSIPVDALFSPIKRVAFHVEDTRLGQRTDLDKLILRIWTDGSVTPDAALAQAVEILRGQLGYFDQLAPQAAPEPEAAEAPAPEAAPAEPEEAAAEPGREGIALEDLGLSTRVLHNLREEGIDSVANLTALTERELKKVPGIGERSVEEIKERLAALGLALKE from the coding sequence TTGTTGGAAACCTTAACGGCGAAAGCCCCGGTACTGACTTCCCGCGTCGAGGGGAACTACGGCGAGTTCGTGCTCGAGCCCCTGGAGCGCGGCTTTGGCGTCACCCTGGGCAACCCGCTGCGCCGCATCCTGATGTCCTCGATTCCCGGTACCGCGGTCACGAGCGTCTACATCGAAGACGCGCTGCACGAGTTCGCGACCCTGCCCGGCATCAAGGAGGACGTGGTCCAGATCGTCCTCAACCTCAAGGAGCTGATCGTCAAGTTCCACGAGCCCGGTTCCAAGACGCTGCTGCTGCGCGTCGAGGGGCCGCGCGAGGTCTACGCGCGCGACCTGGTCGTGCCCTCGAGCGCCGAGCTCGTCAACCCCGACCTCTACATCGCCACCCTGGGCGAAGGCGCCAAGCTGGTCATGGAAGTGCGCGTCGACGAGGGCGTGGGCTACGTGGCGGCGGAGAAGCACGGCATCAAGGACCGCATCAACTCGATCCCCGTCGACGCCCTCTTCTCGCCGATCAAGCGCGTGGCCTTCCACGTCGAGGACACCCGTCTGGGCCAGCGCACCGACCTGGACAAGCTGATCCTGCGCATCTGGACGGACGGCTCGGTCACCCCCGACGCCGCCCTGGCGCAGGCGGTCGAGATCCTGCGCGGGCAGCTGGGCTACTTCGACCAGCTCGCGCCGCAGGCCGCCCCCGAGCCCGAGGCGGCGGAGGCGCCGGCGCCCGAAGCCGCGCCCGCCGAACCCGAAGAGGCCGCGGCCGAGCCCGGCCGTGAGGGCATCGCGCTCGAGGACCTGGGCCTTTCGACCCGCGTGCTGCACAACCTCCGCGAAGAGGGCATCGACTCGGTGGCCAACCTGACCGCGCTCACCGAACGCGAGCTCAAAAAGGTGCCCGGCATCGGGGAGCGCAGCGTGGAAGAGATCAAGGAGCGCCTCGCCGCGCTCGGTCTCGCGTTAAAGGAGTAA
- the rpsD gene encoding 30S ribosomal protein S4, giving the protein MGRYIGPVCRLCRREGVKLYLKGDRCYSPKCAIERRPYAPGQHGQRRARRPSDYAVRLREKQKMRRIYGISEKQFRNLFEEASKKKGVTGTVFLRLLESRLDNVVYRLGIASSRKQARQLVRHGHIAVGGRKVTVPSYRVRPGDVIAVTEAGKKIGAIQANAEAAKGRKTGPWLEFDPEKMVGKFLRLPEREDLALPVNEQLVIEYYSR; this is encoded by the coding sequence ATGGGCAGATACATTGGTCCCGTTTGCCGGCTTTGCCGCCGTGAAGGCGTGAAACTCTACCTCAAGGGCGACCGCTGCTACAGCCCCAAGTGCGCCATCGAGCGCCGGCCCTACGCGCCGGGGCAGCACGGTCAGCGCCGCGCCCGCCGTCCGAGCGACTACGCGGTGCGGTTGCGCGAGAAGCAGAAGATGCGCCGCATCTACGGCATCAGCGAGAAGCAGTTCCGCAACCTCTTCGAGGAGGCCTCGAAGAAGAAGGGCGTGACCGGTACGGTCTTCCTGCGCCTGCTCGAGAGCCGCCTCGACAACGTCGTTTACCGTCTGGGCATCGCCAGCAGCCGCAAGCAGGCGCGCCAGCTGGTGCGGCACGGCCACATCGCCGTGGGCGGCCGCAAGGTCACCGTGCCCAGCTACCGGGTGCGCCCCGGCGACGTGATCGCCGTGACCGAGGCGGGCAAGAAGATCGGCGCCATCCAGGCCAACGCGGAGGCGGCCAAGGGCCGCAAGACCGGGCCCTGGCTGGAGTTCGACCCCGAGAAGATGGTGGGCAAGTTCCTGCGCCTGCCCGAGCGTGAGGACCTGGCCCTGCCCGTCAACGAGCAGTTGGTCATCGAGTACTACTCGAGGTAA
- the rplO gene encoding 50S ribosomal protein L15 translates to MKVTDLKPNPGATKRKKRVGRGTSSGHGKTATRGHKGQKSRSGGLKDPRRFEGGRSTLIMRLPKRGMRGQVPGAIKRPEYQTVNLGRLVERFPEGGEVTPELMAKAGLIRKAGGRVKVLAHGEVTVALKVHAHKFSKSAAEKLAAAGGEALTLEAEPGEEA, encoded by the coding sequence ATGAAAGTCACCGACCTGAAACCCAACCCCGGCGCCACGAAGCGCAAGAAGCGCGTCGGCCGCGGCACCTCGAGCGGCCACGGCAAGACCGCGACCCGCGGCCACAAGGGGCAGAAGTCGCGCTCCGGTGGCCTCAAGGACCCGCGCCGCTTCGAGGGCGGCCGCTCCACCCTGATCATGCGCCTCCCCAAGCGGGGGATGCGCGGCCAGGTTCCGGGCGCGATCAAGCGCCCCGAGTACCAGACGGTCAACCTCGGCCGCCTGGTGGAGCGCTTTCCCGAGGGCGGCGAGGTGACCCCCGAGCTGATGGCCAAGGCGGGCCTGATCCGCAAGGCGGGCGGTCGGGTCAAGGTCCTCGCCCACGGCGAGGTGACCGTCGCCCTCAAGGTCCACGCCCACAAGTTCTCCAAGAGCGCCGCCGAGAAGCTCGCCGCCGCTGGCGGCGAGGCCCTGACGCTGGAAGCCGAGCCTGGCGAGGAGGCCTGA
- the rpsM gene encoding 30S ribosomal protein S13: protein MARIAGVEIPRNKRVEIALTYIYGIGRTRAKEALEATGIDGSIRVKDLSEQDVVKLRDYVENKWKLEGELRSEVQSNIKRLMDIGCYRGLRHRRGLPVRGQKTKTNARTRKGPKRTVAGKKKAPRK from the coding sequence ATGGCTCGTATCGCAGGTGTTGAAATTCCCAGGAACAAGCGCGTGGAGATCGCGCTGACCTACATCTACGGCATCGGCCGCACCCGCGCCAAGGAGGCGCTCGAGGCCACCGGAATCGACGGCTCCATCCGCGTCAAGGACCTTTCCGAGCAGGACGTGGTGAAGCTGCGCGACTACGTCGAGAACAAGTGGAAGCTCGAGGGCGAGCTCCGCAGCGAGGTGCAGTCGAACATCAAGCGGCTCATGGACATCGGCTGCTATCGCGGGCTGCGCCACCGCCGCGGCCTGCCGGTGCGCGGGCAGAAGACCAAGACCAACGCCCGCACCCGCAAGGGGCCGAAGCGCACCGTCGCCGGCAAGAAGAAGGCGCCGCGCAAGTAG
- the rplR gene encoding 50S ribosomal protein L18, which produces MARLNTFQRRKYRTRKRVKRSGRPRLTVYRSLSHIYAQIIDDEAGQTLVASSTLALGVKGNKTEAAKQVGADIAKKAASKGIKQVVFDRGAYKYHGRVKALAEAAREAGLEF; this is translated from the coding sequence ATGGCCCGATTGAACACCTTTCAGCGTCGCAAGTACCGCACCCGCAAGCGCGTGAAGCGTTCCGGGCGCCCGCGGCTCACCGTCTACCGCAGCCTCAGCCACATCTACGCCCAGATCATCGACGACGAGGCGGGCCAGACCCTGGTGGCCAGCTCCACGCTCGCGCTCGGGGTGAAGGGCAACAAGACCGAGGCCGCCAAGCAGGTCGGCGCCGACATCGCCAAGAAGGCCGCCAGCAAAGGCATCAAGCAGGTGGTCTTCGACCGCGGGGCCTACAAGTACCACGGCCGGGTCAAGGCGCTGGCCGAAGCCGCCCGTGAAGCGGGGCTCGAGTTCTAA
- the rplQ gene encoding 50S ribosomal protein L17: MRHMKTGRKLNRFSDHRRAMFRNMATELLRHGRIRTTIPKAKELRRFVEPLITKAKRGDLSARRQVIREIHDLDVVRRLFDDIAPRYAERNGGYTRILKLAERRRGDGTQLCIIELVE, from the coding sequence ATGCGCCACATGAAGACCGGACGCAAACTCAACCGCTTCAGCGATCACCGTCGCGCGATGTTCCGCAACATGGCCACGGAGCTCCTGCGGCACGGGCGCATCCGCACCACGATCCCCAAGGCCAAGGAGCTGCGCCGCTTCGTCGAGCCGCTGATCACCAAGGCCAAGCGCGGCGACCTCTCCGCCCGCCGCCAGGTGATCCGCGAGATTCACGACCTCGACGTGGTGCGCCGCCTCTTCGACGACATCGCCCCCCGCTACGCCGAGCGCAACGGCGGCTACACCCGCATCCTCAAGCTGGCCGAGCGCCGGCGCGGGGACGGGACCCAGCTCTGCATCATCGAACTCGTCGAGTAG
- the rpsE gene encoding 30S ribosomal protein S5, producing the protein MPETDFEEKMIMIRRTAKTYKGGRRFRFGALAVVGDRQGRVGVGLGKAKEVPLAVQKAQNIARRNLIEVPLENGTIPHEIEVVYESSRVILRPAAPGTGVIAGKVPRAILELAGVTDILTKVLGSRNEINVAYATIEALKQLQTWDEVKKMRKEAS; encoded by the coding sequence ATGCCAGAAACCGATTTTGAAGAGAAGATGATCATGATCCGGCGTACCGCCAAGACCTACAAGGGCGGCCGTCGCTTCCGCTTCGGGGCGCTCGCCGTCGTCGGCGACCGTCAGGGCCGTGTCGGCGTGGGTCTGGGCAAGGCCAAGGAGGTGCCGCTGGCGGTGCAGAAGGCGCAGAACATCGCCCGCCGCAACCTGATCGAGGTGCCCCTCGAAAACGGCACCATCCCCCACGAGATCGAAGTCGTCTACGAGTCGAGCCGCGTCATCCTGCGGCCTGCCGCCCCGGGTACCGGCGTGATCGCGGGCAAGGTGCCCCGCGCCATCCTCGAGCTCGCGGGCGTGACCGACATCCTCACCAAGGTGCTGGGCAGCCGCAACGAGATCAACGTCGCCTACGCGACGATCGAGGCGCTCAAGCAGCTGCAGACCTGGGACGAGGTCAAGAAGATGCGGAAGGAGGCTTCCTGA
- the rplX gene encoding 50S ribosomal protein L24, whose protein sequence is MQPKLHVKKGDNVVVVSGKDRGKTGRVIAVYPKKQRVVVEGVNVVKKAMRATPDNPQGGFHEMEAPVHASKVRPVCPSCGKPVRVKKKLIEEEGKVRRIRVCNHCGAALDEE, encoded by the coding sequence ATGCAGCCCAAACTGCACGTCAAGAAGGGCGACAACGTGGTCGTGGTCTCGGGCAAGGACCGGGGCAAGACCGGCCGCGTCATCGCCGTCTACCCCAAGAAGCAGCGGGTCGTCGTCGAGGGCGTCAACGTGGTCAAGAAGGCCATGCGCGCCACCCCCGACAACCCCCAGGGCGGTTTCCACGAGATGGAGGCGCCGGTGCACGCCAGCAAGGTGCGCCCCGTCTGCCCCAGCTGCGGCAAGCCCGTCCGGGTCAAGAAGAAGCTGATCGAAGAGGAAGGCAAGGTCCGCCGCATCCGCGTGTGCAACCACTGCGGCGCCGCCCTGGACGAGGAGTGA
- the rpsQ gene encoding 30S ribosomal protein S17 — protein MPRKVLTGVVVSDKMDKTVAVLVERQFPHPLYGKVTKRSRKYLAHDEENAYKVGDVVEIVEARPISSRKRWKVTRRLEEGRMDAVERYRLRKERGKA, from the coding sequence ATGCCCAGAAAAGTACTCACCGGCGTCGTGGTCAGCGACAAGATGGACAAGACGGTCGCCGTGCTGGTGGAGCGCCAGTTCCCGCACCCGCTCTACGGCAAGGTGACCAAGCGTTCCCGCAAGTACCTGGCCCACGACGAGGAAAACGCCTACAAGGTGGGCGACGTCGTCGAGATCGTGGAGGCGCGGCCCATCTCCAGCCGCAAGCGCTGGAAGGTGACCCGCCGCCTCGAGGAAGGCCGCATGGACGCGGTCGAGCGTTACCGCCTGCGCAAGGAGCGTGGTAAGGCATGA
- the rpmJ gene encoding 50S ribosomal protein L36 produces the protein MKVRASVKKMCDKCKVIRRHGRVYVICENPKHKQRQG, from the coding sequence ATGAAAGTGCGTGCTTCGGTCAAGAAGATGTGCGACAAGTGCAAGGTGATCCGCCGCCACGGCCGGGTCTACGTGATCTGTGAGAACCCCAAGCACAAGCAGCGCCAGGGGTGA
- the infA gene encoding translation initiation factor IF-1, producing MAKEKDTIRAEGVVLEALPNTQFKVKLDSGLEILAYVSGKMRMHYIRILPGDRVVVEITPYDPSKGRIIYRK from the coding sequence GTGGCGAAGGAAAAAGACACCATACGCGCGGAGGGCGTCGTCCTGGAGGCGCTGCCCAACACCCAGTTCAAGGTCAAGCTGGACTCGGGCCTCGAGATTCTGGCCTACGTTTCGGGAAAGATGCGCATGCACTACATCCGCATCCTGCCGGGCGACCGCGTGGTGGTGGAGATTACCCCCTACGACCCCAGCAAGGGAAGAATCATCTACCGGAAGTGA
- a CDS encoding type Z 30S ribosomal protein S14 has product MAKKALVEKAKRKPKFKVRAYNRCTRCGRSRAVYRYFGLCRICIRELAHKGQLPGLKKASW; this is encoded by the coding sequence ATGGCTAAGAAGGCACTCGTAGAAAAGGCGAAGCGCAAGCCCAAGTTCAAGGTCCGGGCCTACAACCGCTGCACCCGCTGCGGCCGTTCGCGCGCGGTCTACCGCTACTTCGGCCTCTGCCGCATCTGCATCCGCGAGCTCGCGCACAAGGGCCAGCTTCCGGGCCTGAAGAAGGCTTCCTGGTAG
- the map gene encoding type I methionyl aminopeptidase yields the protein MPIVLKSPAEIERMAEAGARLTEVMDRIAEAVRPGVSTLELDRIAREGIEAQGAKPAFLGLYGFPATICASPNEVVVHGIPSERPLEEGEILSVDVGLFYGGYAADMARTFPVGAVSEEAARLIRVTEESFWKGFEAARPGARLGDVSAAIQQHVEDAGFWVVREFVGHGIGSEMHEDPQLPNFGRPGVGPKLRPGMTLAIEPMVTLHAAPVVVLEDGWTASSGRGNLAAHYENTVAVTESGPRLLTGRR from the coding sequence GTGCCGATCGTCCTCAAGAGCCCCGCCGAGATCGAGCGCATGGCCGAGGCCGGCGCGCGCCTCACCGAGGTGATGGACCGCATCGCCGAGGCCGTGCGCCCGGGGGTGAGCACGCTCGAGCTCGACCGCATCGCCCGCGAGGGGATCGAGGCGCAGGGGGCCAAGCCGGCCTTCCTGGGCCTCTACGGCTTTCCGGCCACGATCTGCGCCTCGCCGAACGAGGTCGTCGTGCACGGCATCCCCTCGGAGCGGCCGCTCGAGGAGGGCGAGATCCTCTCGGTGGACGTGGGGCTCTTCTACGGGGGCTACGCCGCCGACATGGCCCGCACCTTTCCGGTGGGCGCGGTCTCCGAAGAGGCGGCGCGCCTCATCCGGGTGACCGAGGAGAGCTTCTGGAAGGGGTTCGAGGCGGCGCGTCCGGGCGCGCGGCTCGGCGACGTCTCCGCCGCCATTCAGCAGCACGTGGAGGATGCGGGCTTCTGGGTGGTGCGCGAGTTCGTGGGCCACGGCATCGGCAGCGAGATGCACGAGGACCCGCAGCTGCCCAACTTCGGCCGGCCCGGCGTGGGGCCCAAGCTGCGCCCGGGGATGACCCTGGCCATCGAGCCGATGGTGACCCTGCACGCCGCGCCTGTAGTAGTATTGGAAGATGGCTGGACCGCCAGCAGCGGGCGGGGGAACCTCGCTGCCCACTACGAAAACACGGTGGCGGTCACCGAGAGCGGCCCAAGGCTTTTGACGGGAAGACGCTAG
- the rplE gene encoding 50S ribosomal protein L5, producing MPLEIKLKQRYVSEVRPELIQRFGYDNVWAAPRLEKIVINQALGEAKEDVRILEKAAEEIRQITGQKPVITRAKKSVSNFKLRKGMPIGLKVTLRGDRMWVFLEKLINVALPRIRDFRGVNPSGFDGRGNYNLGIREQLIFPEISYDQVDAVRGMDIAIVTTAETDEEAKALLELLGFPFRK from the coding sequence ATGCCTTTGGAGATTAAACTCAAACAGCGCTACGTCAGCGAGGTGCGTCCGGAGCTGATCCAGCGCTTCGGCTACGACAACGTCTGGGCCGCGCCGCGCCTCGAGAAGATCGTCATCAACCAGGCCCTGGGCGAGGCCAAGGAAGACGTGCGCATCCTCGAGAAGGCCGCCGAGGAGATCCGCCAGATCACCGGGCAGAAGCCGGTCATCACCCGCGCCAAGAAGTCGGTCTCGAACTTCAAGCTGCGCAAGGGGATGCCCATCGGCCTCAAGGTGACGCTGCGCGGCGACCGCATGTGGGTCTTCCTGGAGAAGCTGATCAACGTCGCCCTGCCCCGCATCCGCGACTTCCGCGGCGTCAACCCGAGCGGCTTCGACGGCCGCGGCAACTACAACCTGGGGATCCGCGAGCAGCTGATCTTCCCCGAGATTTCCTACGACCAGGTGGACGCCGTGCGCGGCATGGACATCGCCATCGTGACCACCGCCGAGACCGACGAAGAGGCCAAGGCTCTGCTCGAGCTCTTGGGGTTCCCCTTCCGTAAGTAG
- the secY gene encoding preprotein translocase subunit SecY, with product MLRAFRDAFVVPELRQRLFFTLMMLAVYRLGTFVPTPGVDTAKVSQFLGTAAGGVFGIINLFSGGNFEQFSIFALGIMPYITAAIIMQLLTTTVPALEKLQREGEEGRRIITQYTRIGGIALGAFQGLFLAVGFLENNGGQFLLPGWEPGWGFRLIVVITQVAGIALLLWMGERITEYGLGNGVSLIIFAGIVANWVPQLIGLFQLVSRGEVGIVNVIFFFAFIVLAFAGMVAVTQAERRIPVQYARKVVGRKMYGGQTTYLPIKLNAANVIPIIFAAAIIQIPIFLTAPFQANSPIASAIASFFNPRNPSGLIIEVILVILFTYIYTAVQFDPRRIAENLREYGGFIPGVRPGEPTIKFLEHIVSRMTLWGALFLGVVTALPQIIQNLTKVQSLAFSGIGLLIVVGVALDTLRQIESQLMMRNYEGFLSKGRIKGRRNF from the coding sequence ATGCTGCGCGCGTTTAGGGATGCCTTCGTGGTCCCGGAGCTGCGGCAGCGCCTCTTCTTCACGCTGATGATGCTGGCCGTCTACCGGCTGGGCACCTTCGTGCCCACGCCGGGGGTGGACACGGCCAAGGTCTCCCAGTTCCTGGGGACGGCCGCGGGCGGCGTCTTCGGCATCATCAACCTCTTCTCGGGCGGCAACTTCGAGCAGTTTTCCATCTTTGCGCTGGGCATCATGCCCTACATCACCGCGGCGATCATCATGCAGCTCCTCACCACCACCGTGCCGGCGCTCGAGAAGCTGCAGCGCGAGGGCGAGGAAGGCCGCCGCATCATTACCCAGTACACCCGCATCGGCGGTATCGCCCTGGGCGCCTTCCAGGGGCTGTTCTTGGCCGTGGGCTTCCTCGAGAACAACGGCGGGCAGTTCCTCCTGCCCGGCTGGGAGCCCGGCTGGGGCTTCCGACTCATCGTCGTCATCACCCAGGTGGCGGGCATCGCCCTGCTCTTGTGGATGGGCGAGCGGATCACCGAGTACGGCCTGGGCAACGGCGTTTCGCTGATCATCTTCGCCGGCATCGTGGCCAACTGGGTGCCCCAGCTGATCGGCCTCTTCCAGCTCGTCTCCCGCGGTGAGGTGGGGATCGTCAACGTGATCTTCTTCTTCGCCTTCATCGTCCTGGCCTTCGCGGGGATGGTGGCCGTCACCCAGGCCGAGCGAAGAATCCCGGTACAGTACGCCCGCAAGGTGGTGGGCCGCAAGATGTACGGCGGCCAGACGACCTACCTGCCGATCAAGCTCAACGCCGCCAACGTCATCCCCATCATCTTCGCCGCGGCGATCATCCAGATCCCCATCTTCCTGACCGCGCCCTTTCAGGCGAACAGCCCGATCGCGTCCGCGATCGCGAGCTTCTTCAACCCGCGCAACCCCAGCGGCCTGATCATCGAGGTCATCCTCGTCATCCTCTTCACCTACATCTACACCGCGGTGCAGTTCGACCCGCGCCGGATCGCCGAGAACCTGCGCGAGTACGGCGGCTTCATCCCCGGCGTGCGCCCCGGCGAGCCGACGATCAAGTTCCTCGAGCACATCGTCAGCCGCATGACGCTCTGGGGCGCCCTCTTCCTGGGGGTGGTGACGGCGCTGCCGCAGATCATCCAGAACCTGACCAAGGTGCAGTCGCTGGCCTTTTCGGGGATCGGCCTGTTGATCGTCGTGGGCGTGGCGCTCGACACCCTGCGGCAGATCGAGTCGCAGCTGATGATGCGCAACTACGAGGGCTTCCTCTCCAAGGGCCGGATCAAGGGGCGGAGGAACTTCTGA
- the rpsH gene encoding 30S ribosomal protein S8: MTTDPIADMLTRIRNALMVHKATVDVPASRFKEEIVKILVREGYLKGYERVENDGKPLLRLELKYGPRREKAIKHIQRVSRPGRRVYVSADQVPVVRRGLGIAIVSTSKGVLVDREARRKGVGGEVVCEVW, encoded by the coding sequence ATGACCACCGATCCCATTGCGGACATGCTCACCCGGATCCGGAACGCGCTCATGGTGCACAAGGCCACCGTGGACGTTCCGGCCTCCCGGTTCAAGGAAGAGATCGTCAAGATCCTCGTGCGCGAGGGCTACCTGAAGGGGTACGAGCGCGTCGAGAACGACGGCAAGCCGCTCCTGCGGCTCGAGCTCAAGTACGGCCCCCGCCGCGAGAAGGCCATCAAGCACATCCAGCGCGTCTCCCGTCCCGGCCGCCGCGTCTACGTGAGCGCGGACCAGGTGCCGGTGGTGCGGCGCGGTCTGGGCATCGCCATCGTCTCCACGTCCAAGGGCGTCCTCGTCGACCGCGAGGCGCGCCGCAAGGGCGTGGGCGGCGAGGTCGTTTGCGAGGTGTGGTGA
- the rplN gene encoding 50S ribosomal protein L14 — MIQQETSLTVADNSGARRLKVIRVLGGSYRRYASIGDVVVASVKEAIPGGVVKEGEVVKAVIVRTKKEVKRADGSAIRFDSNAAVVLNNQGEPRGTRVFGPVARELRERKFMKIVSLAPEVL; from the coding sequence ATGATCCAGCAGGAAACGAGTCTTACGGTCGCCGACAACTCCGGCGCGCGCCGCCTCAAGGTGATCCGCGTGCTCGGGGGCTCGTACCGGCGCTACGCCAGCATCGGCGACGTGGTGGTGGCCTCGGTCAAGGAAGCCATCCCCGGCGGCGTGGTCAAGGAGGGCGAGGTCGTCAAGGCGGTGATCGTGCGCACCAAGAAAGAGGTCAAGCGCGCGGACGGCAGCGCCATCCGCTTCGACTCCAACGCCGCGGTGGTGCTCAACAACCAGGGGGAGCCGCGCGGGACCCGCGTCTTTGGCCCGGTGGCGCGTGAGCTGCGCGAGCGCAAGTTCATGAAGATCGTCTCCCTGGCGCCGGAGGTGCTCTGA
- the rpmD gene encoding 50S ribosomal protein L30: protein MGTLRVKLVRSPIDFPRDQKATLRALKLTKMNRERELPDNPSVRGMIRKVEHLVQIVEVKE, encoded by the coding sequence ATGGGTACCCTTCGCGTCAAGCTGGTCCGTAGCCCCATCGACTTCCCGCGCGACCAGAAGGCCACCCTGCGGGCGCTGAAGCTCACCAAGATGAACCGCGAGCGCGAGCTTCCCGACAACCCCTCGGTCCGGGGCATGATCCGCAAGGTCGAGCACCTGGTCCAGATCGTCGAGGTGAAGGAATGA
- the rplF gene encoding 50S ribosomal protein L6 encodes MSRIGKLPIPLPAGVTLDVKPGQVTVKGPKGQLVVDFDPDLEIAVEENQVVVKRPTDSRRHRALHGLTRSLVANAVEGVSQGFVKELEIKGIGYRAKLQGGKIELSIGYSHPVIVEAPEGITLEVPEPTKIRVSGIDKQKVGQVAANIRAIRPPDAYHGKGIRYAGEVLRLKPGKAGVTGG; translated from the coding sequence ATGTCGCGCATCGGCAAGCTTCCCATCCCCCTGCCCGCGGGCGTGACCCTCGACGTCAAGCCCGGTCAGGTGACCGTCAAGGGCCCCAAGGGCCAGCTGGTCGTGGACTTCGACCCCGACCTGGAGATCGCCGTCGAGGAAAACCAGGTCGTCGTCAAACGCCCCACCGACAGCCGCCGCCACCGGGCGCTGCACGGGCTCACCCGCTCGCTGGTGGCCAACGCCGTCGAGGGCGTTTCCCAGGGCTTCGTCAAGGAGCTCGAGATCAAGGGCATCGGTTACCGCGCCAAACTGCAGGGCGGCAAGATCGAGCTCTCGATCGGTTACAGCCACCCCGTCATCGTCGAGGCCCCCGAGGGCATCACCCTCGAGGTGCCCGAGCCCACCAAGATCCGCGTTTCGGGCATCGACAAGCAGAAGGTGGGCCAGGTGGCGGCGAACATCCGCGCCATCCGCCCGCCCGACGCCTACCACGGCAAGGGCATCCGTTACGCGGGCGAAGTCCTGCGCCTCAAGCCGGGTAAGGCCGGCGTGACCGGAGGTTAG